A section of the Chryseobacterium ginsenosidimutans genome encodes:
- a CDS encoding PstS family phosphate ABC transporter substrate-binding protein yields the protein MKNSIKIVMLFFLGVIVVSCKKEDISPSYHKGEMTILTDESFKSVTEALAEGYMINYPETKIKVVTKKEDLGFLDLLHDKARIVVMSKDLSPEEVKTYEEQVDLKFLPAKFAADAVIFIVPKDSPKESISMEEISQGMKSENKEFIFDGANSSNLNFVAQKLKKQPKDLKFSIIPGSKSIIEELDKYPNKIGVIGLNTFSRPYDKESEKLKSMVKILPVEYKGKIYNTDFENLRKMDYPFTRVLYFLTNEGNFNIANGFIRYSCTQLGQMIVQKEGLQPYNMYRREVQMR from the coding sequence ATGAAGAATAGTATTAAAATTGTAATGCTATTTTTTCTTGGTGTTATAGTGGTTAGCTGCAAAAAGGAAGATATATCTCCGTCTTATCACAAAGGTGAAATGACAATTCTTACAGATGAATCTTTTAAAAGTGTTACAGAAGCCTTAGCAGAAGGATATATGATCAATTATCCTGAAACCAAGATTAAAGTAGTTACAAAAAAAGAAGATTTAGGCTTTCTTGATTTGTTACATGATAAAGCAAGAATAGTTGTAATGTCCAAAGACTTATCTCCAGAAGAAGTCAAAACGTATGAAGAACAGGTTGATCTCAAGTTTTTACCTGCAAAATTTGCCGCAGATGCTGTTATTTTTATCGTTCCTAAAGACTCTCCTAAAGAAAGTATTTCCATGGAAGAAATTTCACAAGGCATGAAGTCTGAAAACAAAGAGTTTATATTTGACGGAGCAAATTCCAGTAATTTGAATTTCGTTGCCCAAAAGCTTAAAAAACAACCAAAAGATTTGAAGTTTTCAATAATTCCCGGGAGTAAAAGTATTATTGAAGAATTAGATAAATACCCTAATAAAATTGGAGTTATTGGTCTCAATACATTCAGCCGTCCTTATGATAAGGAATCTGAAAAATTAAAAAGTATGGTGAAAATTCTTCCTGTAGAATATAAAGGGAAAATATATAATACAGATTTCGAAAACCTTCGTAAGATGGATTATCCTTTTACAAGAGTTCTTTATTTTTTAACAAATGAAGGGAATTTTAATATTGCCAACGGTTTTATAAGATATTCATGTACACAGTTGGGACAAATGATTGTCCAAAAAGAAGGACTACAGCCTTACAATATGTACAGAAGAGAAGTGCAAATGCGTTAA
- a CDS encoding tetratricopeptide repeat protein yields the protein MKDIMNMNVKKIAFGAAVVFFTNFAFAQTVQDGINSIDSDKFAQAKTNFTNMIAAAPTAENYFYLGNTFLKQGEPDFAAATDNFNKGLAADSKSYLNKLGLATVKLGKGDKNAIAEIQKIVTDSREKDAEVLFRAAEALTLFEKNNSPDLAIQFLNKAIERAAKKEVPAHYYYTLGDAYRLKKMPGDAMSAYDKALPLAKNKASVYTRIGTLWMAAQQWQQAKTSIEKAIATDPSYAPAYKALAAYDIRYQQNSKATQDLINYTKYADEDPYTQLEIAKLYFTNEDYANSKQVLDKIFDKINDPIKFKLRAYQLFADGKYAEAKQNMDNFVSQAEKSRIQPADQGLQGLIAAGLAKTETDAAKKSALTAEAQQKIAIAKGAKDETMKWDMELAKIAGGGASQAGADAGPTNPTIEGLKQKVAANAQDTDSLFKLATAYQDIKNWNGAILTWQKMSTILPDWAPAYYSLGYSYQQAGNNDAAKIAYEKYITTVKPAEVEANKQTLAYAYFAVAYLSKDSDVAKAKDYVAKSLQLDPTYQDAVKLNTEINK from the coding sequence ATGAAAGATATAATGAATATGAATGTAAAGAAGATTGCTTTTGGAGCAGCAGTGGTATTTTTTACCAACTTTGCGTTTGCGCAAACAGTACAGGATGGTATTAATAGTATTGATAGCGATAAATTTGCTCAAGCAAAAACTAATTTTACGAACATGATTGCTGCGGCACCTACTGCAGAAAACTATTTCTATTTAGGAAATACATTTTTAAAGCAAGGGGAGCCTGATTTTGCAGCCGCAACAGATAATTTTAACAAAGGCCTTGCTGCAGATAGCAAAAGCTATTTGAATAAATTAGGTTTGGCAACTGTAAAACTTGGAAAAGGTGATAAAAATGCAATTGCTGAAATTCAAAAGATTGTAACAGATTCAAGAGAAAAAGATGCTGAAGTATTGTTCAGAGCTGCTGAAGCTTTAACATTATTTGAGAAAAATAATTCTCCTGATTTAGCGATTCAATTTTTAAATAAAGCGATTGAGAGAGCTGCGAAAAAAGAGGTTCCTGCTCACTATTATTATACATTAGGTGATGCTTACAGATTGAAAAAAATGCCTGGAGATGCCATGTCAGCTTATGATAAAGCACTTCCTTTAGCTAAAAATAAAGCGTCTGTTTATACAAGAATCGGTACTTTATGGATGGCCGCTCAACAGTGGCAACAAGCTAAAACAAGTATTGAAAAAGCGATCGCAACAGATCCGTCTTATGCACCTGCTTACAAGGCATTGGCAGCATATGACATCAGATATCAACAGAACTCGAAAGCGACTCAGGATCTTATCAACTATACAAAATATGCTGATGAAGATCCATATACGCAGTTAGAAATTGCTAAACTTTATTTTACAAACGAAGATTACGCAAATTCTAAGCAGGTTTTAGATAAGATTTTTGATAAAATTAATGATCCTATTAAATTTAAATTAAGAGCTTATCAATTATTCGCTGACGGAAAATATGCTGAGGCTAAACAAAATATGGATAATTTTGTTTCTCAGGCTGAAAAATCAAGAATACAACCTGCAGATCAAGGTCTTCAAGGTTTGATCGCAGCTGGATTGGCTAAAACTGAAACTGATGCAGCTAAGAAATCTGCTTTGACAGCTGAAGCTCAACAAAAAATAGCAATTGCTAAAGGAGCTAAGGATGAAACGATGAAATGGGATATGGAGTTAGCTAAAATTGCAGGCGGAGGAGCTTCTCAGGCTGGTGCTGATGCCGGACCTACAAATCCTACAATTGAAGGTTTAAAACAGAAAGTTGCTGCAAATGCTCAGGATACAGATTCTTTATTTAAGTTGGCAACTGCTTACCAGGATATTAAAAACTGGAACGGAGCAATCCTGACATGGCAGAAAATGAGTACAATTCTTCCGGATTGGGCTCCTGCTTACTACAGTTTAGGATATTCTTATCAGCAGGCAGGAAACAATGATGCTGCAAAAATTGCTTACGAAAAGTATATTACTACTGTTAAGCCTGCGGAAGTTGAAGCAAACAAACAAACTTTGGCATATGCCTACTTTGCAGTAGCTTATCTTTCCAAAGATTCTGATGTAGCTAAAGCTAAGGATTATGTTGCTAAATCTCTTCAATTGGATCCTACATATCAGGATGCTGTAAAATTGAATACAGAAATCAATAAGTAA
- the bshB1 gene encoding bacillithiol biosynthesis deacetylase BshB1 encodes MKTDILAFGAHPDDVELGCGGTIAKMVSEGKICAIVDLTKGELGTRGTDETRKAEAGDSAKILGIIARENLGMKDGFLENSEEYQMRIVKTIRKYRPEIVLANATEDRHPDHAKGAKLVSDACFLAGLRKIETVLDGENQEVWRPKQIFHYIQWKNIEPEFVIDISEHLDKKIAACMAFKTQFYDPTSKEPETPITSKDFYESLTYRAQDLGRLSGVTYAEGFTSEKLIALKNFDGIIL; translated from the coding sequence ATGAAAACAGATATACTTGCTTTTGGCGCCCATCCGGATGATGTGGAACTAGGGTGTGGTGGAACAATTGCCAAAATGGTTTCGGAAGGAAAAATATGTGCGATCGTTGATCTTACAAAAGGAGAACTCGGAACCAGGGGAACTGACGAAACCAGAAAAGCAGAAGCAGGAGATTCTGCAAAAATTTTAGGTATTATTGCAAGAGAAAATCTTGGTATGAAAGATGGTTTTTTAGAGAACTCTGAAGAATATCAAATGAGGATTGTAAAAACGATTCGCAAATATAGGCCAGAAATCGTCTTGGCTAATGCAACCGAGGATAGACATCCAGACCATGCAAAAGGCGCAAAATTAGTATCGGATGCGTGCTTTTTGGCTGGGCTAAGGAAAATAGAAACTGTTTTAGATGGAGAGAATCAGGAAGTGTGGAGACCGAAACAAATTTTCCATTATATTCAGTGGAAAAATATTGAACCGGAATTTGTAATTGATATATCAGAACATCTCGATAAGAAAATTGCAGCTTGTATGGCTTTCAAAACTCAGTTTTATGACCCGACTTCTAAAGAGCCGGAAACTCCAATTACTTCAAAAGACTTTTATGAGAGCTTAACGTATCGTGCCCAAGATTTAGGGAGACTTTCTGGAGTGACTTATGCTGAGGGATTTACGTCTGAGAAGTTAATTGCGTTGAAAAATTTTGATGGAATTATTTTGTAA
- a CDS encoding DUF3276 family protein yields the protein MSEYKERHENEIFTKVLKAGRRTYFFDVRETKAGDYYLTITESKKNFGENGEATFEKHKIYLYKEDFKSFQEMFNESTDFIINEKGEDVISEKHDKDFKSKSFTIDSDDEV from the coding sequence ATGAGTGAATACAAGGAACGCCATGAAAATGAAATTTTCACGAAGGTGTTAAAAGCAGGGAGAAGAACTTATTTCTTTGATGTGCGCGAGACGAAAGCAGGAGATTATTATCTTACAATTACAGAAAGTAAGAAAAATTTCGGAGAGAATGGAGAAGCTACATTCGAGAAGCACAAAATTTACCTTTATAAGGAAGATTTTAAAAGTTTTCAGGAGATGTTTAATGAATCCACAGATTTCATCATTAACGAAAAGGGTGAGGATGTAATATCAGAAAAGCACGATAAAGACTTCAAAAGCAAATCTTTTACAATAGATTCTGACGACGAAGTTTAA
- a CDS encoding ABC transporter ATP-binding protein, protein MKALKTLNPYFWKHKILLFWGVLFIITSNFFNIYKVQFVGKSVDELTKNGNLGFNKQVLIYVAIIVGCSLLTGFFTFMMRQTIIVASRRIEYELKNKIYRHYQDLSLTDYKQTTIGDLMNRLSEDVVAVRMYLGPGVMYVANLIVLVIITAIYMIKTDASMTLWTLLPLPILSYAIYKVSSIINKKSKIMQKSQSAISTFVQDSFSGIRVVKFFAKENYIKKNYGAKVTDYQNKALDLAKTEAYFFTIIIFVIGLLNVAIIWIGGQKYINGQLSIGKIADFFMYINTLIFPFSMVGWVTSVNQRAEASMQRINEFMDKKSEVINKNFEKYPIKGDIEFRNVSYVYPNTGIKALDNLSFKLKAGESLAIMGKTGSGKSTIALLLCRLIDPTEGEILIDGVNLKEHNLENYRNFIGYIPQESYLFSDSIENNIGFAIDSPTHGKVVEYAKIADVDKNIVEFKEQYNTMVGERGVMLSGGQKQRICIARALIKDPNIIIFDDSLSALDTETEQNILENIDRKIHNSTSIIITHRESSAQRANKILNLTEITNSVTA, encoded by the coding sequence ATGAAAGCGCTAAAAACCCTAAACCCCTACTTTTGGAAGCACAAAATATTATTATTTTGGGGGGTACTATTCATCATTACGAGCAATTTTTTCAATATATATAAAGTTCAGTTTGTAGGAAAGTCTGTCGATGAACTCACAAAGAACGGAAATCTGGGTTTCAATAAGCAGGTTTTAATATATGTTGCCATTATTGTAGGCTGTTCATTACTAACAGGATTTTTCACATTCATGATGCGTCAGACAATAATAGTAGCATCGCGGAGAATTGAATATGAACTTAAAAATAAAATCTACAGACATTATCAGGATCTATCATTAACCGATTACAAGCAGACAACAATCGGAGATTTAATGAACAGATTAAGTGAAGATGTTGTGGCGGTCAGAATGTATTTGGGACCCGGAGTCATGTATGTTGCCAATCTAATTGTTCTGGTAATTATCACTGCAATTTATATGATAAAAACAGATGCATCAATGACACTTTGGACGTTATTGCCTTTACCAATTCTGTCATATGCTATATATAAGGTAAGTTCAATTATCAATAAAAAGTCGAAAATTATGCAGAAAAGCCAGTCTGCGATTTCAACTTTTGTACAAGACAGCTTTTCAGGGATTCGTGTGGTCAAGTTTTTTGCTAAAGAAAATTATATTAAAAAGAATTACGGAGCCAAAGTAACCGATTATCAGAACAAGGCTCTTGATTTAGCAAAAACCGAAGCATATTTCTTTACCATTATTATATTTGTAATCGGATTATTGAATGTTGCCATCATTTGGATTGGTGGTCAAAAATATATTAACGGACAATTAAGTATCGGTAAAATTGCCGATTTCTTCATGTACATCAACACATTAATTTTCCCTTTCTCAATGGTGGGTTGGGTAACTTCTGTTAATCAAAGAGCAGAGGCTTCTATGCAAAGAATTAATGAATTCATGGATAAAAAATCTGAGGTCATTAATAAAAATTTTGAGAAATATCCTATTAAAGGTGATATCGAGTTCAGAAACGTTTCTTATGTTTATCCAAATACAGGAATAAAGGCTTTGGATAATTTAAGCTTTAAATTAAAAGCAGGGGAATCTCTGGCAATTATGGGGAAAACCGGAAGCGGAAAATCAACAATTGCTCTTCTTTTATGCCGCTTAATTGATCCTACTGAGGGAGAAATTTTAATTGACGGAGTAAATCTTAAAGAACATAATCTCGAAAATTACAGAAACTTCATCGGATATATCCCTCAGGAAAGTTATCTTTTTTCTGATTCTATCGAAAATAATATAGGCTTTGCTATTGACAGCCCAACTCACGGAAAAGTAGTTGAATATGCCAAAATTGCAGACGTTGATAAAAACATTGTTGAGTTTAAAGAACAGTACAATACAATGGTTGGTGAACGCGGGGTGATGCTTTCGGGAGGTCAGAAGCAAAGAATATGTATCGCAAGAGCCTTAATTAAAGACCCGAACATCATCATTTTCGACGATTCTCTGTCGGCTTTGGATACCGAAACAGAGCAGAATATTTTAGAAAATATCGATAGGAAAATCCATAACTCAACCTCTATAATCATCACGCACAGAGAGTCTAGCGCTCAAAGGGCTAATAAAATACTTAACCTTACTGAAATTACCAATTCCGTAACCGCATAG
- the nusB gene encoding transcription antitermination factor NusB, with translation MLGRRQIREKVVQTVYSYYQNPVKFDVLEKNMFSGIEKIYHLYIYQLNFLVSLKELAENQIEIGKNKYIKTDANTNPNQKFINNQVLIKLQENPERLFFTGQHKELKWDLHDDLLVKTFQRITAGKRYQDFMKEEEYSFEEDQKFIGKLFLRYIAENDDFHDYLSDKELSWDDDMHIANSMVQKTIGFFKEDEESRTLIKMIKDEEDKTFAMKLLRNTLNSWENNEKKLSERLENWDLERVSLMDKVILSASITELDNFPLTPSRVIINEYIEIAKVFATDRSNIFINGILDKYCKDQNRI, from the coding sequence ATGTTAGGAAGACGACAAATCCGTGAAAAAGTGGTGCAGACTGTGTATTCGTATTACCAGAACCCTGTGAAATTTGATGTGTTAGAGAAAAATATGTTTTCTGGAATAGAAAAAATCTATCATCTCTACATTTATCAGCTTAATTTTTTAGTATCTCTGAAAGAATTGGCAGAAAACCAAATTGAGATTGGTAAGAATAAATATATTAAAACCGATGCCAATACTAATCCTAACCAAAAATTCATCAACAATCAAGTTTTAATTAAGCTGCAGGAAAACCCTGAAAGATTATTTTTTACAGGTCAGCACAAGGAATTAAAATGGGATCTGCATGATGATTTATTGGTGAAAACTTTTCAGCGGATCACTGCAGGAAAACGTTATCAGGATTTTATGAAGGAAGAAGAGTATTCTTTTGAAGAAGATCAGAAATTCATTGGAAAATTATTCTTAAGATATATTGCCGAAAATGATGATTTCCATGATTATCTTAGTGATAAAGAACTTTCCTGGGATGATGATATGCACATTGCAAATTCAATGGTTCAAAAAACGATTGGTTTCTTTAAAGAAGATGAAGAAAGCAGAACTTTAATTAAAATGATTAAAGATGAAGAGGATAAAACCTTTGCCATGAAGCTTTTGAGAAATACTTTAAACAGTTGGGAAAACAACGAGAAAAAACTTTCAGAAAGACTTGAAAATTGGGATCTTGAAAGAGTTTCATTAATGGATAAAGTGATTTTATCGGCATCAATCACAGAGCTGGACAACTTTCCTCTTACACCTTCCAGAGTTATTATTAATGAATATATCGAAATTGCAAAAGTTTTTGCAACCGACAGGTCAAATATCTTCATTAACGGAATATTAGATAAATATTGTAAAGATCAAAATAGAATTTAA
- a CDS encoding DUF1573 domain-containing protein gives MKKTLSIIALSIIGFGLVSCKKESKTVPGTETATTGSTAVATATPAESPAATVSGETTAVATPASNQPLTTIALSESNFDFGNIKKGNKVEHVYEVTNTGTNPLVISEVKPGCGCTVPDFSKEPIMPGKKGKVTLHFDSSNFDGNVNKYADVFANVEKAPIKLTFTANIQP, from the coding sequence ATGAAAAAGACATTATCAATTATCGCTTTGTCTATCATAGGCTTTGGTTTGGTTTCTTGTAAAAAAGAAAGCAAAACGGTTCCTGGTACAGAAACTGCTACAACAGGTTCTACAGCCGTTGCAACTGCAACTCCTGCCGAATCTCCTGCAGCTACGGTTTCAGGTGAAACAACTGCTGTTGCAACTCCAGCTTCAAACCAGCCATTAACAACAATTGCACTTTCTGAAAGTAACTTTGATTTCGGAAACATCAAAAAAGGAAACAAAGTAGAACACGTTTATGAAGTTACAAACACAGGTACAAATCCTTTGGTAATTTCTGAAGTAAAACCGGGATGCGGATGTACTGTTCCTGATTTTTCTAAAGAACCGATTATGCCGGGTAAAAAAGGAAAAGTAACATTACATTTCGATTCTTCAAACTTTGACGGAAATGTAAATAAATATGCTGATGTTTTTGCTAATGTAGAAAAAGCTCCTATTAAATTAACATTCACAGCAAACATTCAACCTTAA
- the yajC gene encoding preprotein translocase subunit YajC, which translates to MNILSIFLQAAPGGGSSPVMLIMMGVMFVGFYFLMIRPQMRKQKQEKNFQETLKVGTRVVLTSGLHGRIAQVQDDGFIIETLSGKLKFEKAAVSREFTENRFGDKAKAAEKTADKKEIETESK; encoded by the coding sequence ATGAATATATTATCAATATTTTTACAGGCTGCTCCTGGAGGAGGATCTTCTCCGGTGATGCTTATCATGATGGGAGTAATGTTTGTAGGGTTTTATTTCTTAATGATAAGACCTCAAATGAGAAAACAAAAGCAGGAAAAAAACTTCCAGGAAACTTTGAAAGTAGGAACCAGAGTCGTGCTTACTTCAGGTCTTCACGGAAGAATTGCTCAGGTTCAGGATGACGGATTCATTATCGAAACATTGTCTGGAAAGCTAAAATTCGAAAAAGCGGCTGTTTCGAGAGAATTTACAGAAAACCGTTTCGGAGATAAAGCTAAAGCTGCTGAAAAAACTGCAGACAAAAAAGAAATAGAGACTGAAAGTAAATAA
- a CDS encoding SDR family NAD(P)-dependent oxidoreductase, which yields MAQNTNRTVLILGANSDVAKQCIKQYLAKGFSIIAASRNTASLDNFIEVNHLDQSKITILSFDAENFDSHQKFYHELPIKPHVVIYAAGFLVDNERALRDFKGTQQMMMINYMGAVSILNIVAMDESNKNLERIIGLSSLSSVRGRKSNFVYGSTKAAFTTYLAGLRQELASRNVIVNVLVSGYINTKINEGLELNKNLLMQPDYVAEHIVNAGNSFTIVPNFKWKLIYLILKILPESLVAKLP from the coding sequence ATGGCTCAAAACACAAACAGAACTGTTCTCATCCTAGGTGCAAATTCCGATGTTGCCAAACAATGCATTAAACAATATCTAGCAAAAGGATTTTCAATCATTGCAGCTTCTCGAAATACTGCATCTTTGGATAATTTTATAGAAGTAAATCATTTAGATCAATCAAAAATTACGATTTTAAGTTTTGATGCAGAAAATTTTGATTCGCACCAGAAATTCTATCACGAACTTCCAATAAAGCCTCACGTTGTAATTTATGCTGCGGGCTTTTTAGTGGACAACGAAAGAGCATTGAGAGACTTTAAAGGAACCCAGCAAATGATGATGATCAATTATATGGGTGCCGTTTCTATTCTGAATATTGTTGCAATGGACGAAAGCAATAAGAATTTAGAAAGAATCATCGGATTATCTTCTCTTTCTAGCGTAAGAGGTCGAAAAAGTAATTTTGTTTACGGCAGTACAAAAGCAGCTTTTACAACTTATTTAGCTGGCTTGAGACAAGAATTAGCTTCAAGAAATGTAATAGTTAATGTTTTAGTCAGTGGATATATTAACACCAAAATTAATGAAGGTTTAGAACTTAACAAAAATCTTTTGATGCAACCTGATTATGTGGCAGAACACATCGTTAATGCCGGAAATTCTTTCACAATTGTTCCGAATTTTAAATGGAAACTGATTTATTTGATTTTAAAAATATTGCCGGAAAGTTTGGTGGCGAAATTACCGTAG
- the ligD gene encoding DNA ligase D: MLAKLTEDAFDDKDWIFEIKWDGYRAIADLSNDEPLFYSRNGISFLSKFDKVSKDFENQKHKMILDGEIVAYDENGKPSFQLLQQIGDNPNLALAYQVFDLLWLNGHSTEEIPLIQRKELLKEALIETDVIKYCDHIPEKGIDFFNQMKKMELEGMIAKKADSLYIENSRSSDWLKIKFTNTEEAIICGFTKPRGSRKGFGALILGKYIDGKLIYSGHTGTGFNKESLDLLHQRLLKLVVKSSPFEDKPKTNMPVTWIKPELVCEIKYSEITEDGIFRHPVFVAIREDKNPEEINEKPKEMKAKTPSKKIEISEKDQEITLNRHKLKLTNQDKIYFPKDEVTKGDVIEYYQSVADYILPHLKNRPLSLNRFPNGIEEQNFYQKDASDNIPDWIKTTQVYSESNDKYIDYIYCNDKATLAYLNNLGCIDMNPWNSALPDLEHPDFMVLDLDPSKKNTFDDVIETALQVNEVLESIKIKGYCKTSGSTGIHVYIPMGGKYDFDQVKDFAHILMKQVNKKLPKITTLERSLQKRDEKKIYLDYLQNRTGQTLASAYSLRPKEGASISMPLEWDELKPGLKPTDFNIHNTLERIKEKGDLFKPVLGKGIDMMKALELLQNFE, from the coding sequence ATGCTGGCAAAATTAACTGAAGATGCATTTGATGATAAAGACTGGATTTTCGAAATAAAATGGGACGGTTACCGCGCTATTGCAGATCTCAGCAACGACGAACCACTCTTCTACTCTCGAAATGGGATTTCTTTTCTGTCAAAATTTGATAAAGTTTCAAAAGATTTTGAGAATCAGAAGCATAAAATGATTCTTGATGGGGAAATTGTAGCATATGACGAAAACGGAAAACCCAGCTTCCAATTGTTACAGCAAATTGGAGATAATCCAAATTTAGCCTTAGCTTATCAGGTTTTTGATCTGTTGTGGCTCAATGGTCATTCTACAGAAGAAATTCCTTTAATTCAACGAAAAGAGCTTTTAAAAGAAGCCTTAATTGAAACAGATGTTATTAAATACTGTGACCATATTCCGGAAAAAGGCATTGATTTTTTCAATCAAATGAAAAAAATGGAACTGGAAGGGATGATCGCAAAAAAAGCCGACAGCTTATACATTGAAAACAGCAGAAGTTCGGATTGGCTGAAAATAAAATTCACCAATACTGAAGAAGCGATAATCTGTGGATTTACAAAACCAAGAGGTTCGAGAAAAGGTTTCGGAGCACTTATTTTAGGAAAATACATTGATGGCAAATTGATTTATTCCGGACATACAGGAACAGGTTTTAATAAAGAATCGTTGGATTTACTTCATCAACGGCTATTAAAATTAGTTGTAAAAAGTTCTCCTTTTGAAGATAAACCTAAAACAAATATGCCTGTAACCTGGATAAAACCCGAACTGGTTTGTGAGATAAAATATTCCGAAATTACAGAAGACGGAATTTTCCGGCATCCTGTTTTTGTGGCAATCCGAGAAGATAAAAACCCCGAAGAAATCAACGAAAAACCTAAAGAAATGAAAGCTAAAACTCCATCAAAGAAAATTGAAATTTCTGAAAAAGATCAAGAAATTACTCTGAACAGGCATAAACTAAAATTAACCAATCAGGATAAAATTTATTTTCCGAAAGACGAAGTAACAAAAGGCGATGTGATCGAATATTACCAGTCTGTTGCGGATTATATTCTTCCTCATTTAAAAAATCGCCCTTTATCATTAAACCGTTTTCCAAACGGAATTGAAGAACAAAACTTCTATCAGAAAGATGCAAGTGATAATATTCCTGACTGGATAAAAACGACACAGGTTTACTCCGAATCAAACGATAAATACATCGATTATATTTACTGTAACGATAAGGCAACTCTGGCTTATTTAAATAATTTGGGTTGTATTGATATGAATCCGTGGAACAGTGCATTGCCTGATTTAGAACATCCGGATTTTATGGTTTTAGATCTCGATCCTTCGAAGAAAAATACATTTGATGATGTGATTGAAACTGCCCTACAAGTGAATGAAGTATTGGAATCAATTAAAATTAAAGGCTATTGCAAGACTTCCGGAAGTACAGGAATTCATGTTTACATTCCGATGGGTGGGAAATATGATTTTGACCAAGTCAAAGATTTTGCACATATTTTAATGAAACAGGTCAATAAAAAGCTTCCCAAAATCACAACGTTAGAAAGAAGTTTACAGAAAAGGGATGAGAAGAAAATCTATCTTGATTATCTTCAAAACAGAACCGGACAAACATTGGCAAGTGCTTACAGTTTAAGGCCAAAAGAAGGTGCTTCTATTTCTATGCCTTTGGAATGGGATGAATTGAAACCTGGCTTAAAACCAACTGATTTTAACATTCATAATACGTTGGAGAGGATTAAAGAAAAAGGAGATTTGTTTAAACCCGTTCTAGGAAAAGGAATCGATATGATGAAGGCGTTGGAATTGTTGCAGAATTTCGAATAG
- a CDS encoding DNA polymerase ligase N-terminal domain-containing protein, which yields MALKDYNEKRKFDETSEPEGKTKKSKDKLIFVIQRHAASRLHYDFRLEMEGVLKSWAVPKGPSLDPKDKRLAMEVEDHPYDYKDFEGNIPEGNYGAGQVEVWDSGTYEPLDDTSKLSDEKELLKELKAGSLKFILHGKKLKGEFALVKMKNAENNAWLLIKHKDEFAEENYDAEENISPKSLVTQFLEEKKSLKNSKK from the coding sequence ATGGCTCTAAAAGATTACAACGAAAAACGGAAATTCGACGAAACGAGCGAACCCGAAGGAAAAACAAAAAAGAGCAAAGACAAACTTATTTTTGTGATTCAAAGGCATGCTGCATCACGACTTCATTATGATTTCAGGTTAGAAATGGAAGGTGTTCTGAAAAGCTGGGCAGTTCCAAAAGGTCCGTCTTTAGATCCCAAAGACAAACGTCTGGCGATGGAAGTTGAAGATCATCCTTATGATTACAAAGATTTTGAAGGAAATATTCCCGAAGGAAATTATGGAGCGGGACAAGTCGAAGTCTGGGACAGTGGGACTTATGAACCTTTGGATGATACAAGTAAGCTTTCCGACGAAAAAGAACTGTTGAAAGAATTAAAAGCGGGTTCATTAAAATTTATTCTTCACGGAAAAAAACTGAAAGGCGAATTTGCGCTAGTTAAAATGAAAAATGCAGAAAACAATGCATGGCTTTTAATTAAACATAAAGATGAATTTGCTGAAGAAAATTATGATGCCGAAGAAAATATTTCTCCAAAATCTTTGGTAACACAATTTTTAGAGGAAAAAAAAAGCCTAAAAAACAGCAAAAAGTAG